In one window of Eubalaena glacialis isolate mEubGla1 chromosome 13, mEubGla1.1.hap2.+ XY, whole genome shotgun sequence DNA:
- the LOC133103501 gene encoding translocon-associated protein subunit gamma-like — protein MAPKGGSKQKSAEDLLLQDFSHSLLAKSLVLFFGNAFIVPAIPVWLYWRIWHMDLIQSAVLYSVMTLVSTYLVAFAYKNVKFVLKHKVAQKRKDAVSKEVTRKLSEAGNRKMSRKEKDERILWKKNEVADYEATTFSIFYNNNTLFLVLVIVTSFFILKNFNPTVNYILSISASSGLIALLSSGSK, from the coding sequence ATGGCTCCCAAAGGCGGCTCCAAGCAGAAGTCCGCGGAGGACCTGCTCCTGCAGGATTTCAGCCACAGCCTCTTGGCCAAGTCGTTGGTGCTCTTCTTCGGGAACGCCTTCATTGTGCCCGCCATCCCCGTCTGGCTGTATTGGCGAATATGGCATATGGATCTTATTCAGTCTGCTGTTCTGTATAGTGTGATGACCCTAGTAAGCACTTATTTGGTAGCCTTTGCATACAAAAATGTGAAATTTGTTCTCAAGCACAAAGTAGCACAGAAGAGGAAGGATGCTGTTTCCAAAGAAGTGACTCGAAAACTTTCTGAAGCTGGTAATAGAAAGATGTCTCGGaaggaaaaagatgaaagaatcttgtggaagaagaatgaagttgcTGATTATGAAGCTACAACATTTTCCATCTTCTATAATAATAACACCCTATTTCTGGTCTTGGTCATTGTCACTTCCTTCTTTATATTGAAGAACTTCAACCCCACAGTGAACTACATTTTGTCCATAAGTGCTTCCTCGGGCCTCATCGCCCTCCTGTCTTCTGGCTCCAAGTAG